The genomic stretch AGGGGGATGGAAGTCGTACAAGGAGAAATTCATGGTGTTGGATCACGAGAAGCGTGTGAAGGAGGTAGAGGTGGTGGAAGGTGGATTTCTGGATCTAGGGTTCACGCTGTATCGTAAtagattcgaagtgatagaggtggaggAAAACGAGAAGCAGTGTATAATTCGTTATGCGATCGAGTACGAGCTCAAAGAGGAAGCTGCAGCGAATGTTGCGCTCGTTGCCATTCAACCACTCATTGCCATCATGCAACACTCTGCTGAGTATTTGCTCCGCAACAATGGCAATTGATCTACTATTAATTTGGGGCATGTGGTTAGCTTTCATgtttactaaaataaatttctatcctcctaatatatatttgtatttcattttctcttttccatgcttttaataacaacaatcaatatgaatcttcatattttatcaattcataacTATGAACTCTTGAAAAAACTGCCACAagaaaatcatactccctccgttagcTATCAAACTTCACACTTTATCCCgtcatgaattttaaaaaatgttaatagaaaatgaattgaaaaaagtaatggaatgtgagtcatactCTTACTTTTACACTCCATATAAtattagtttataataaaaaatttagagGATGAATTAGTGGTATGTGAAATTCTATTGCTCCACATAGTGAGTGATAAATATTGGTGGACGGCAGAAAATTTCTCTCCACAGATTGAAAGTAAATTTAATGGAACATGATATTTAGTATTTACTGTCATTTACTGGTTTCTATAACAATAAATTACTCTCCTAATTACGTGTCTTTTGAGAATACTAATTAATAGCTTTATTTGTAAATTAAACTAGTAATTTTGAAGTTTGAATAGGATAAAATATTCTTTAATATAAAACTAACATAACAGATGTCATTAATTCGAttactataatttaaataaatactactatcatACAACTATaaaagttttaatatgttaaaacTGTATTGACATCACTATATGAGAAAATATAAACATGTATTGTTATTTGCTTCAAATTTAATTGTAAATGACcgtaaaacaaaatatataatttttataatgcTATAACTGTATTTATGAAAATCGTAATATAGTGTTAAAATTTGACAAATACTAGCACTATGTAATTACATACTCCcaatttgaattatttaatgaaaatataGTCCTCGATAGCATcacgaaaaaagaaaataggaaAACATAAAACTCAATAAATGAACTCCATCGACGAAGCATCCTCACAAGATTCACCAGGAAATCAAGAGTAAATATTTTACCTGAGCTGAAAATTCTTTTGATTGGACAAGATAATCTCGTATGTGATCTTTTTTTACTCAAAAAGTCCATTGACAAATTGGGTAACATGAGGAGAaccaaaaaatagataaatggTACATTAAACATCTAAAATTCTAATACCTTAGATGCTGTCATGTTCGGAAacgacgagctcaaaagtttaACGGTATACTCACGGACAAATATGTCTGCATAAGAAATAAGAAACTGTTGCAGTAGCACGAGATAAGACTGATTACtccatatatatgtatgtacatGTATTCAATGTTgaactaattttaaaactaattttaaagactgAACTAGAGATCTAATCTCAGTCATTCATTTTTCTAATCTAGTGAATGAAATAAATCAAGTAAATGTTTTACTTCATTATTAGATTgttttacttcattttatacGTACTTAATTATTAGACTGTTATACTTCATTGCAGAAGACTAAACCAAAATGATCTTAAAATGAAGTATTTCATATCGaataatgaactatattttGGTTCGACGGTTCGGCACTAGGAACTAGTTCTACCTATATCACAAGTATGCATGGATATCATATTAATTGACCATTCCAGCTCCAACACAGACTAGCTTAGGCTCGGTGACGATATTTTTGATAAAACAAGTTAAAACAGAGTTTAAGTGATTATTCTCAAGTTTTTCTTCCTTCTACCATTCTATGGTTTAGtaccataataataataatagtagtagtaataataataataataataataataagatagCTGCAAGATATTAAGCACCGCAAGGATCACGTCTTGATCTTTCAAGAAATCTACGCTCTGGCGTGCCTGTCCAATTATTTCAGTCCATTTCTACAGTATAACGTCAATTAGCTATGTTGAAACTTGAGGTGCATCAATG from Salvia splendens isolate huo1 chromosome 4, SspV2, whole genome shotgun sequence encodes the following:
- the LOC121799801 gene encoding norbelladine synthase-like; translated protein: MYGTISDEMTVGVPATKAWKLCSTLQFPKVVKEALPDLISRIDVVQGDGGAGTILELIFHPGMGGGWKSYKEKFMVLDHEKRVKEVEVVEGGFLDLGFTLYRNRFEVIEVEENEKQCIIRYAIEYELKEEAAANVALVAIQPLIAIMQHSAEYLLRNNGN